One Candidatus Izemoplasmatales bacterium genomic region harbors:
- a CDS encoding methyltransferase: MSHYYTQDDPTLKSARKPIFFEVRGRVFRMTTDSGVFSRSGLDFGTRTLLESLAVEPGEELLDLGCGIGVVGIVAGALFGARVAMTDVNERAVALAAENAAACGIEARVYTGDGCLHVPGLFDVAVLNPPIRAGKAVVYRLFREAREKLRDGGRLVCVVNKNQGAESASRELGTLFGNIATIARKSGYHVFVCRK, from the coding sequence GCAAGCCGATCTTTTTCGAGGTGCGCGGGCGCGTCTTCCGGATGACGACCGATTCCGGCGTCTTCTCGCGATCGGGTCTTGATTTCGGTACCCGCACGCTGCTCGAGAGCCTCGCCGTCGAACCCGGCGAGGAACTGCTCGACCTCGGCTGCGGGATCGGCGTCGTCGGCATCGTCGCCGGCGCCCTTTTCGGCGCGCGCGTCGCGATGACCGACGTGAACGAGCGGGCGGTCGCACTGGCGGCCGAGAACGCCGCCGCGTGCGGCATCGAAGCCCGCGTCTACACCGGAGACGGATGTCTTCACGTTCCCGGTCTTTTCGATGTCGCGGTCCTGAACCCGCCGATCCGCGCCGGCAAGGCGGTCGTCTACCGGCTCTTCCGCGAAGCCCGCGAAAAACTCCGGGACGGCGGCAGGCTTGTCTGCGTCGTGAACAAGAACCAGGGCGCCGAGTCCGCGTCGCGCGAACTCGGGACCCTTTTCGGAAACATCGCGACGATCGCGCGGAAATCCGGCTATCACGTCTTCGTTTGCCGAAAATGA